In Elaeis guineensis isolate ETL-2024a chromosome 1, EG11, whole genome shotgun sequence, a genomic segment contains:
- the LOC105037983 gene encoding UDP-N-acetylglucosamine transporter UGNT1 isoform X2, protein MINDVDLWFGCPITGFEVERLSPLEESKIHLIVSTCILYAMKCWKIISFTAGEPRTASDAANLVPLETLLHTLPLSSAYLLYMLASMESVRGVNVPMYTTLRRTTVVFTMIVEYLLTRQKYSSSVVGSVSLIVFGAFVAGARDFSFDAYGYFIVFIANIMTAIYLAAIDSVGKSSSLNSFGLMWCNGLVCGPILFLWTYSRGDLELTMNFPHLYSPGFLAVMLLSSIMAIFLNYSIFLNTSLNSAVTQTMCGNLKDFFTVGFGWLVFGGLPFDLLNIIGQCLGFVGSGLYAYCKLKGSSH, encoded by the exons ATGATCAATGATGTGGATCTTTGGTTTGGGTGCCCTATTACTGGATTTGAAGTTGAGAGGCTCTCTCCTCTCGAGGAGAGCAAAATCCAT CTGATAGTTTCAACATGCATTCTTTATGCAATGAAATGCTGGAAGATTATTTCATTTACAGCTGGGGAGCCACGGactgcatctgatgcagcaaacCTTGTACCACTTGAGACTTTATTGCATACCCTTCCACTTTCATCAGCGTATTTGCTTTACATG TTGGCTTCCATGGAGTCTGTGCGTGGGGTAAATGTTCCAATGTACACCACCCTTAGACGTACAACTGTGGTGTTTACAATGATTGTGGAGTATCTGTTAACTAGGCAAAAGTATTCATCTTCTGTGGTTGGCAG TGTGTCATTGATCGTTTTCGGTGCATTTGTTGCTGGAGCTCGGGACTTTTCCTTCGATGCCTATGGCTATTTCATTGTTTTTATAGCCAACATCATGACTGCAATTTATCTCGCAGCTATAGACAGTGTTG GAAAGTCTAGCAGTCTCAATAGCTTTGGTCTCATGTGGTGTAATG GATTGGTCTGTGGACCGATTTTATTCCTCTGGACATACAGTCGGGGGGATTTGGAGCTGACAATGAATTTTCCTCACCTGTATTCTCCTGGATTTCTG GCTGTGATGCTCCTTTCCTCTATAATGGCCATTTTCTTGAATTACAGCATCTTTTTAAACACATCCCTGAATTCTGCAGTCACACAGACCATGTGTGGTAATCTAAAG GATTTCTTTACCGTTGGATTTGGCTGGTTGGTGTTTGGTGGACTTCCTTTTGATCTG CTCAACATTATCGGCCAATGTCTTGGTTTTGTTGGCTCTGGCTTATATGCCTACTGCAAACTGAAGGGAAGCAGTCATTGA
- the LOC105037983 gene encoding UDP-N-acetylglucosamine transporter UGNT1 isoform X1: protein MAPKSVLLPVSDRRRGGGGDGIFKGSAMSKRGAYAALSYMACAVLLVMFNKAALSSYNFPCANVITLFQLIVSTCILYAMKCWKIISFTAGEPRTASDAANLVPLETLLHTLPLSSAYLLYMLASMESVRGVNVPMYTTLRRTTVVFTMIVEYLLTRQKYSSSVVGSVSLIVFGAFVAGARDFSFDAYGYFIVFIANIMTAIYLAAIDSVGKSSSLNSFGLMWCNGLVCGPILFLWTYSRGDLELTMNFPHLYSPGFLAVMLLSSIMAIFLNYSIFLNTSLNSAVTQTMCGNLKDFFTVGFGWLVFGGLPFDLLNIIGQCLGFVGSGLYAYCKLKGSSH, encoded by the exons ATGGCGCCGAAGAGTGTGCTGCTGCCGGTGTCCGATCGTCGGCGCGGCGGTGGTGGAGACGGCATCTTCAAGGGCTCTGCCATGTCCAAGCGAGGCGCCTACGCCGCCCTCTCCTACATGGCCTGTGCCG TACTTCTTGTGATGTTCAATAAAGCGGCTCTATCTTCATATAATTTTCCTTGTGCTAATGTTATAACGCTCTTTCAG CTGATAGTTTCAACATGCATTCTTTATGCAATGAAATGCTGGAAGATTATTTCATTTACAGCTGGGGAGCCACGGactgcatctgatgcagcaaacCTTGTACCACTTGAGACTTTATTGCATACCCTTCCACTTTCATCAGCGTATTTGCTTTACATG TTGGCTTCCATGGAGTCTGTGCGTGGGGTAAATGTTCCAATGTACACCACCCTTAGACGTACAACTGTGGTGTTTACAATGATTGTGGAGTATCTGTTAACTAGGCAAAAGTATTCATCTTCTGTGGTTGGCAG TGTGTCATTGATCGTTTTCGGTGCATTTGTTGCTGGAGCTCGGGACTTTTCCTTCGATGCCTATGGCTATTTCATTGTTTTTATAGCCAACATCATGACTGCAATTTATCTCGCAGCTATAGACAGTGTTG GAAAGTCTAGCAGTCTCAATAGCTTTGGTCTCATGTGGTGTAATG GATTGGTCTGTGGACCGATTTTATTCCTCTGGACATACAGTCGGGGGGATTTGGAGCTGACAATGAATTTTCCTCACCTGTATTCTCCTGGATTTCTG GCTGTGATGCTCCTTTCCTCTATAATGGCCATTTTCTTGAATTACAGCATCTTTTTAAACACATCCCTGAATTCTGCAGTCACACAGACCATGTGTGGTAATCTAAAG GATTTCTTTACCGTTGGATTTGGCTGGTTGGTGTTTGGTGGACTTCCTTTTGATCTG CTCAACATTATCGGCCAATGTCTTGGTTTTGTTGGCTCTGGCTTATATGCCTACTGCAAACTGAAGGGAAGCAGTCATTGA
- the LOC105037983 gene encoding UDP-N-acetylglucosamine transporter UGNT1 isoform X3: protein MKCWKIISFTAGEPRTASDAANLVPLETLLHTLPLSSAYLLYMLASMESVRGVNVPMYTTLRRTTVVFTMIVEYLLTRQKYSSSVVGSVSLIVFGAFVAGARDFSFDAYGYFIVFIANIMTAIYLAAIDSVGKSSSLNSFGLMWCNGLVCGPILFLWTYSRGDLELTMNFPHLYSPGFLAVMLLSSIMAIFLNYSIFLNTSLNSAVTQTMCGNLKDFFTVGFGWLVFGGLPFDLLNIIGQCLGFVGSGLYAYCKLKGSSH, encoded by the exons ATGAAATGCTGGAAGATTATTTCATTTACAGCTGGGGAGCCACGGactgcatctgatgcagcaaacCTTGTACCACTTGAGACTTTATTGCATACCCTTCCACTTTCATCAGCGTATTTGCTTTACATG TTGGCTTCCATGGAGTCTGTGCGTGGGGTAAATGTTCCAATGTACACCACCCTTAGACGTACAACTGTGGTGTTTACAATGATTGTGGAGTATCTGTTAACTAGGCAAAAGTATTCATCTTCTGTGGTTGGCAG TGTGTCATTGATCGTTTTCGGTGCATTTGTTGCTGGAGCTCGGGACTTTTCCTTCGATGCCTATGGCTATTTCATTGTTTTTATAGCCAACATCATGACTGCAATTTATCTCGCAGCTATAGACAGTGTTG GAAAGTCTAGCAGTCTCAATAGCTTTGGTCTCATGTGGTGTAATG GATTGGTCTGTGGACCGATTTTATTCCTCTGGACATACAGTCGGGGGGATTTGGAGCTGACAATGAATTTTCCTCACCTGTATTCTCCTGGATTTCTG GCTGTGATGCTCCTTTCCTCTATAATGGCCATTTTCTTGAATTACAGCATCTTTTTAAACACATCCCTGAATTCTGCAGTCACACAGACCATGTGTGGTAATCTAAAG GATTTCTTTACCGTTGGATTTGGCTGGTTGGTGTTTGGTGGACTTCCTTTTGATCTG CTCAACATTATCGGCCAATGTCTTGGTTTTGTTGGCTCTGGCTTATATGCCTACTGCAAACTGAAGGGAAGCAGTCATTGA